AAGCTAATCATTGATGATTAGCTTATTTTTTTGTAATTAATATGATTGAGTTATCTGAATTGTGCTTTAGTGTTTCTATTTGACAAGAATGTTTCTCACATAAATAAACAAAATCTTGTAGGATGGCATCTTGATGTAAGTGGATACATAATTGTTCATCAACACTTAACAATTTTATTGCCCTCTTTGCCATAAATAGTGGGAGAGGGCAACGGTAAGCGGTGAGATCAAGAGAATAATTCAC
Above is a genomic segment from Actinobacillus indolicus containing:
- a CDS encoding sulfurtransferase TusA family protein, with translation MVNYSLDLTAYRCPLPLFMAKRAIKLLSVDEQLCIHLHQDAILQDFVYLCEKHSCQIETLKHNSDNSIILITKK